The following are from one region of the Paenalkalicoccus suaedae genome:
- the purR gene encoding pur operon repressor, producing MKYRRSGRLVDMTEYFLAHPHQSIPLTYFSEKYGAAKSSISEDIGIMKEVFEEKQLGIVETSAGATGGVMFIPMINEAYAADLINELCTKLEDPARILPGGYLYMMDVIGDPMLMQKLGRVFASHYRGAKVDAVMTMATKGIPLAYAVAAQLHVPVSIVRHEQRITEGSIVSINYVSGSTKRIQTMSLARRSLKPNSNVLIIDDFMKAGGTIRGMMDLVMEFQSTVAGVGVLTEAIHEDEKLVDDYLSLTKLSKVDAKTRTIQVEKGNFFQQS from the coding sequence ATGAAGTACCGGCGCAGTGGTCGATTAGTGGATATGACAGAGTATTTTTTAGCCCATCCCCATCAATCGATCCCACTCACCTATTTTTCAGAGAAATATGGGGCAGCAAAGTCCTCCATTAGCGAAGATATAGGGATCATGAAAGAAGTATTTGAAGAAAAGCAGCTAGGAATTGTGGAGACATCAGCTGGTGCTACAGGTGGCGTGATGTTTATCCCAATGATCAATGAAGCGTATGCTGCTGATTTAATTAACGAGCTATGTACGAAGCTAGAGGACCCTGCGCGAATTCTACCAGGGGGCTACTTATACATGATGGACGTTATCGGCGATCCGATGCTCATGCAAAAGCTTGGTCGAGTATTTGCTTCACATTATAGAGGCGCGAAAGTCGATGCAGTGATGACAATGGCTACGAAAGGGATTCCTTTAGCATATGCCGTAGCAGCGCAACTTCATGTGCCTGTTAGTATTGTCCGACATGAGCAACGTATTACAGAGGGATCAATTGTGAGCATTAACTACGTGTCTGGATCGACAAAGCGTATTCAGACAATGTCACTTGCGAGACGTAGTTTGAAGCCGAACTCCAATGTGCTCATCATCGATGACTTTATGAAGGCTGGTGGAACGATCCGTGGCATGATGGATCTTGTGATGGAATTCCAATCAACAGTTGCCGGAGTTGGTGTCTTAACCGAAGCGATTCATGAGGACGAAAAATTAGTAGATGATTATTTATCATTAACGAAGCTATCTAAAGTAGATGCTAAGACACGCACCATTCAAGTAGAGAAAGGTAATTTCTTTCAGCAGTCGTAA
- the spoVG gene encoding septation regulator SpoVG, whose product MEVTDVRLRRVSTEGRMLAIASITIDEEFVVHDIRVIDGNNGMFVAMPSKRTPDGEFRDIAHPISSNTREKIQKAVLDAYVEAGEKSEEYEEAGAS is encoded by the coding sequence ATGGAAGTAACAGACGTTAGACTTCGCCGTGTAAGTACGGAGGGTCGCATGTTGGCAATTGCGTCTATAACAATCGATGAGGAGTTCGTCGTCCACGATATTCGTGTGATTGATGGCAACAACGGTATGTTTGTAGCAATGCCTAGTAAGCGTACTCCGGATGGCGAGTTTAGGGACATCGCGCATCCAATTTCATCAAACACGCGTGAAAAGATCCAAAAAGCAGTACTCGATGCATATGTAGAAGCTGGAGAGAAATCAGAAGAATATGAAGAAGCGGGAGCATCATAA